In the genome of Euwallacea fornicatus isolate EFF26 chromosome 21, ASM4011564v1, whole genome shotgun sequence, the window GTAGAATTACTCAATAGAAGCACCCACATAGGAGATGCTCGCGCACCGCTCCTCCCAACAAAAGTATAGAACAGAACGAAATAATGGCAAGAGAGGTGTTATTCATTAATTCTCTACCCGGTATAGTTGTAGCGAGTGTCGTTTGAAACGGTTACTTCAGTTATCCTTGAGTTTCCTCTCGTTTTCAACTAATTAACTTGTGGAcgcatttattattttacacaaCTTGTCTGCGCGCGAACCATTCCCAATCAAGCCTTCATGGTAGAAAACggagataaaaaaatcctttgaaAGAGGTAAGCTGGAAGAACATAAAGAAATCACATCACGTTGCATCAGACACCAACAATCATTAGCTGCAGCGCACAACACCCAGTCTAATAAAACCTAAAGCACATGATCGTTATATGCACATAGTTGATTTAATATAGTCCGCATATCTAAATGAGTCATTGAGCATCAAATCATTGAGTTTCTAagaatttttcgaagaaaaaactGGATAACAAGAAATCCAGGGAGTCAACTAGAGTTTTTTCTGTTGCTTGTTTAACTGAGTCATAAATGTGAGATCCCCGCTCTActgctttttatttattatttacctttATAAACATACCGTCCTTGAAAGctttacaatataaaaaagttacaaacTTTGATAGAAACAGATTACAATGTGATCGTTTTTTGCAAACAAATTGTTCTTAGCACCAATTCGGGTGGGTAAAcgttcattaattattattaattcattattCCTATTCTTATCTATAATTAGATGGCAAAGTAAGGTATCTTCTTTACGTATCGTAAACAGCGTTACGAAAAATGTAAACCCATAAACcacaaataacattaaataaaaataccagATCCGTAATTGAAACGGATGTCTCAATGCAAAATTAGTGTCCGAAATATTGAAAGTTTCGCAAAACGTTCCACTATTCAATTCCTACAATTACACGTTAAGTACGTGGTTCGACTTCCGATAAGACCAAATTGTAATGGCACGAATTAACCAGTAAcaacaattttgataaaaatacaaattacgACTTTAACGACACGCGTTTCCTCAATACTTCTCAAACCTTCATTTTAACATGTACCCGCAGCTGAAACGGAGAATagttaaaaacattttgtatcCGTTTTTAAAACCAGTTATCTATAGGTATGTAGGTATATCTGTATTTATTATGGTGAAAAGAAAATAGTTGATAAACAGTACAAGGTTcattagataatttttttcgaactgGCCAAAGGAAGACTGTTGCCATTAATCTTTATctctattatttgttttacaaatgTGTATGTTAAGTTGATACAGAGGTGTCACCCTGCCTTTTTTCTTCGACTGGAATTTGAAGGAATCTCGGGTAGACGTATGAAAATTGAACAGTTTCCAAAGAATACGATTGTCAAAGATGTGCTAATAAAAAGATGCCGCAACGAAAACATTCAATGTTTGTTTCAGGACcgaaaaaaatgtcattgaCAGTGGAAGACATTATGGGAGATCAGTGCATTCTCTCTTCTTCAGAATGCAATTTTATAGCGGAACAGGATGAGCGATACCTTGCCGAATCGTCAAGGTAAGAACGACTAacttacatatacagggtgattttttttaaaactgtcgacccaaaaaatatcgaaatacaaacattttcaaaaaaacgtaatctttatttttgcaaCCGCTTTACGACCGGTAAGTGAATGCGTTGCTACCTTTAAATGCATtccaactgaaaaaaattaaattgaaacacTTCGCTTGTGATACATCAATGGATAGCTAACATCTCCCTCAAAACTATTTTGTatatgtttttgatttttaaacgtgtttatttttaaatcatcctTTAAAGTTACTTACTGTATCTCAGAATTGtcttgttatttattatcgttTGGAGCAAAAAGGTGCCCAATTCGAACATTTGtacaaataagtaataaaactttagTACTTGAACCTTtcgttcgattttttaaattccttttattcaaattaaataatttggtAAGACAcggtaattttaattaaaaaaaaaacacacacacacgcacacaatcaaaaaacagaaatgcaTAGAGAATTGGTTTCACGGAGATTTTAGCTACACATTGACGTGTTACGACAAGGATGTTtccatgtaatttttttaagttaaggtGCGTGAAGGTGAAACTGTGAGTAGCAACAAATTCGTTTATGGATCAAAATGTGATCCCCGCagaacaaaaatgtttatgtttttgtaacttttttctaCTGTCATActttttgaggattttttgGCCACGGCTCAATGCAGTAGACCCGCTAAGGTCGGCTCTGTATgttgatttataaaaatcttaataCAGCTAAAAACCATGATTGACAGGATTGTACTTCtcttatatttaattgagATTTGCTCTCCAATCTAATCTATTACGAACCAACGATATAGAACCAACATAAAGATTTATCTACCATTACATTAATGATGATTGTTGTCGACTGTTTCGCTATTTTCTCACCCCTGTTTTCTTCGAATATTTTCGGGTTTCAacttatttacataaataagtACCCATTAACGGTAAATtccagtgtttttttttagtaggaACACTTAAAACCCTGAATTCAGGTGAAAATCAGAAAGTGTTTTTATATCGATTACTTAATAGCAAAAAGAAACCGATGGCAACCTGGATTAGCAATAATCGAATACAGCAATTCTGGAACGATTTAgcacctcaaaaaaaaaatcaataaaccgACGGAAATTCAGGGCCATTAATACTGATAAGATAGGCAGGCTcatatcaatatttattttgaaacagtCTAAATTGTTTGAGATAGGGAGTTGATGTTTTATCAGTACCCTGAAGTTCTATCAATTTTACTGAATAGACATGAATCCTGATTTTAGAGAGCgtactgcaatttttttccctcCCAACTCAATTCAGAGAGATTTTATCTCACGAAAATGTCGTTGGATTACGTAAAATCGATGTAACAGAAACTACCAAAGAAATGATGATTTTCCTATACTGACAATTTCCAGAAAACTGTGGCTCCAAAACGTACTTTACACGTTCACGAATCACCTCGTTCCCGCCCTGGCTGCTTTCCTTGCAAACAGCCTCTCGAGATCCCTGGCACCTCTTCAAAGAATACCCCTAAACATACCCTCAGGGGTGGTGAGGATACGCCTCAAACGTGCTACACGATCGCAACTGGCAATCTCTGAATCCCTCGAAGAAGCTCCTCATATCGAACAGTGTTTGTCCGAAGAGGAAAAAAGTGCAAACGCGGATCCATGCGTCGACTGCAGCGTTCTATATGAACCCGAGGAAGGAGAAATTGCAGCTGATGTGATATTCGTCCATGGATTACACGGTGGTAAGTTTTGCCTCCAGGAAAGCAACTTTTCTAGTCCATCTCCCCAGGCTTGGACAGGACTTGGACGCAAGGCACCTGGAGAGTGAACAATCCGAAACTCAAAGATTTAACTCCAGTGAGGCGTAGGTCGACCGACGACTTTTACGTGCCCATTAAACATGACCAGCAGTTGAAAGAAGGCAGACTAAAGCGCACCTTAACTAGAATTTATACGACTGTTCCGAATAAAATTGCCCGCACTAAAGACGGAAAAGACGAGCCTGATCGTAGAGAGCGGATCGAGGAGGAAGTGGAATACATGGAGGAGCCGGAAAACGTGGAGAATTTCAGCAGGTGCTGGCCGAAAGACTGGCTACCTCAAGATTGTCCCAACGTCAGGGTTTTGGCCATAAATTACACTACCGATGTCCTATGGAGGCCCATGTGGCAAAAGATGAAAGCCCGGTAACATTGTTATTAGCCTCTATTTATATACCTCtatatttaaacaaactaGAAAACGCATttcttgaacattttttggtaGTTCCTTCCGTAGTACCTACAGGCTTACTTTGCAGTGTCGGAACTTGGGTCGTACATTGGTTTCATCGTAATACTTCACGTATGAATATCAAAcgacattttattttagaagGATGTCGATTGAGGGTCGGAATTTCCAGAATTCTATTATTGTATAAACGATAAGTAAACGGTATTGGAAATTCGAACGGACAGTTATTTctataattaatgaaaaccgACGTTTCATATTTGCTAGCGTCATTtaatcttccaagaaaataccATCTTGAAATTAGTATCGATTTATACAGTTGGAAATGATTGCGAACGGTGTTCttcgaaaataactttttttcaaattgaattaatgAATAATATCTCATATTAAGTCTGAGGGACTTGACAGGACGATAGATGTTTGGTTACAATACAAAATACATAACAAGGAAGTTTCGAAGGAACTTATCGTACCTACCTAACCAGAAATCAGAATTGAtataacttaaattaatttagagttattattattttatttattagaacTACGCTCCCCGAGAGAAGCAATGAAATGATGGAGGAGCTTTTGCGCTTGGACGTGGGTTGCAGACCCATAGTGTGGGTGGGCCATTCAAAGGGAGGACTATATATTAAGCAAATAATCCTCAACGGTAATACGTTTTAATCCACTCATTAGCTTCAATAAACTATATCTTTTTAAAGGCTGGAATGCTGATCAAGACCAAGCTAATGTCAAACACCTATTCCGACAAACTAAAGCGATAATGTTCTACAGCGTGCCTCACAAGGGTTCCCCAATCGCAGATATGACATTTCCATTCTTCCGGAGAAGCATTGAGGTGCTGGAAGTTCAGACAAGTAATGCTACACATATTTTAGTTACTttccaataattaaaaaaaaaaatcatttagacTGCGAATTTGTGTTGAATTTGCACCGAAGCTTCCTGGAGATGCTCGACAAGGGCGACCCTTGGAGGCCGGAAATATTCAGTTTTATCGACACCGAGAATACACCCGTGGCTTTCACTTCTTTCAAGTTTATCGCGTACGAGTCAGCCGACCCAGATGTGGGCATCAAGTGCGATGTCCCTTTGGATCATCGGGAAATATGCAAACCCGCTGGAAGAGACTGTTTCCTCTATTtggaattgattaatttgattaacagatccatttttggaaaatcctATTGATAATTCCGCCGTGATAGTCGTAGTTACTTATTCGCTGTGAGCTAtcgtaattaatttaaattagtgCGAAATGATGAAAACAAGAAAGGAAACAGGTTCAGTGCTGTGCAGATATGTGTGATACtagatttaataataaaacacaaTGAGTGTTACTGTGAAGTTCTCACAAGTACCTATAACAATATCAATTAGTGAGCTTATTGGGTACCTGaggcataaattttttttagttattttgatCAGCCCAGTGAAATTTTAacgtatattattttatttcatgctATCGCCTAATATACAGAGAATTTGTGCTCCACGGTGAACGCACTGTTTATCACCCCGATACCCACAGTTAAATGAAATTAGGTGCTTATCGAAACTTGCCAGTGTTGAATGCAtttgctatttattttatcagtATTTGGCTCTTTACATGCAGAAAAGCGGATGTTCCAATgtttcgaattattttttggttaaaatcAGTGCTCATTGTGATTACGTAAGAGCAACAACATTACAGTATCACGTACTATAATGATGTTTGACTTACTAGACGCTAATCAGCACAGGGTAAATAAATCTACCCGGACACAATAATCTCTGTTGATGGGTGGCCAAATTACAGAAACATTTATaactttgttaaatatttttaggattaaatagtgaaatttaataaacacataaaaaatataagattTAGTATTTAACATACTTTTACCAATTGCGATTGCCCTCATCACACAACACTGCCGGAAATAAATTAGGAAATGGACTGTGggaatatttaaaggaattttcatGTTGAGACACCTACCAACTACCTCAGATGCTACTGCGATCTTTTCCACATTACCTAACAAagcaaaaaacgaaaattatttaataacaaaaacacttaaatttcatatatttaatGGCAAATATCTTAACCATACAATAACACTACTTACACGATCcgtaatagtaataataattattataaaagtaAACACTATATACACATTGCTACGCTTATTACACCGTATTAAAAACATAAGGTGGCAAACTCGAGAAAATAGTGAATCTGTACAAAATAGTTTGGTACATTATGTATAAATTCATTATCATAGTACACGTAAATCACAGAcactaaacttttattttatttctggcCTTTGTAGGTAAATGTCTCACAATGTCGGTATTTATATAGTTGGTATTGAGTCATATGCGAGTCATTATTGTGCGTTCTCAAgtagatttttttgcaataaatatgcGTGGTGGATTAAGAccgaaaattacaaattaaaaaatgaatttttgataacataataatgataactattttttaatatttaacatatATGTAGATATGTAACGAAttaaatcaacaaaatcaCCTTTTTATTCggcataacaaaaattattttactcaTAGTTGTCGTACACGTAATATTGTCGTTATATGGTGATTCAAGAAAAATGTTCCTGCATTAATAATTGAGGTGGGTGGTCACACGAGGAcatcaaattatttgtttatgtaaatattatctTCACCAAATCGTAACAGGGAGAGATATTCCTCTTTATAATCATTTCTCAAGTTGGTCTCTGAGAATACAGTCACTGTCAACTTTTACGATGACACAATTtgaaagttatgaaaaatttggacgtttaaaaaaatataccaaaTGAACGTCAATTTCTATGCGTCATTAGGATTTCTGATATTAGTTGTCAAAATCACACGAACAACGGTGGGACACGTGAGTCACTTTGTTGCACTTAGTGCGTACGTTACACCACTAGTAGCGCACATTTACAACAGATAAAACGTAAGCTTATTGAAATGCTTGACGGCACGTTTCTGCGACTGTATCTAGGActggaaatttgaatttttataatttagttTCCGTGACATAACTCAAGaccattattaattattagacCACCCCGTACATATAAGCAACAGTGATTTTGACATTATTTGACAGTTAGCCCCTCAAAAAAAGGTCTCGTCCGCCAGAGTTAACATTTGCCGAGTTGTGAACACTGCTGAAGGCGGccaataaattacaaaataaggCCGTTTTAAATCTAACGTAAAAAAGAATGAGGTTGACCCATCAACTTACCTCAATATTACGGCCCTCTGAGGAAACTATGACCCCCACCCCTATTAAAACGTAAATTACCTTCGCCAATTCGCATCTCTCTTCAATGATTTTCACAGTATAAATTCGTTGCTTTTCCCAAC includes:
- the LOC136345836 gene encoding protein SERAC1 isoform X1 produces the protein MSLTVEDIMGDQCILSSSECNFIAEQDERYLAESSRKLWLQNVLYTFTNHLVPALAAFLANSLSRSLAPLQRIPLNIPSGVVRIRLKRATRSQLAISESLEEAPHIEQCLSEEEKSANADPCVDCSVLYEPEEGEIAADVIFVHGLHGGLDRTWTQGTWRVNNPKLKDLTPVRRRSTDDFYVPIKHDQQLKEGRLKRTLTRIYTTVPNKIARTKDGKDEPDRRERIEEEVEYMEEPENVENFSRCWPKDWLPQDCPNVRVLAINYTTDVLWRPMWQKMKARTTLPERSNEMMEELLRLDVGCRPIVWVGHSKGGLYIKQIILNGWNADQDQANVKHLFRQTKAIMFYSVPHKGSPIADMTFPFFRRSIEVLEVQTNCEFVLNLHRSFLEMLDKGDPWRPEIFSFIDTENTPVAFTSFKFIAYESADPDVGIKCDVPLDHREICKPAGRDCFLYLELINLINRSIFGKSY
- the LOC136345836 gene encoding protein SERAC1 isoform X2, which produces MSLDYVKSIKLWLQNVLYTFTNHLVPALAAFLANSLSRSLAPLQRIPLNIPSGVVRIRLKRATRSQLAISESLEEAPHIEQCLSEEEKSANADPCVDCSVLYEPEEGEIAADVIFVHGLHGGLDRTWTQGTWRVNNPKLKDLTPVRRRSTDDFYVPIKHDQQLKEGRLKRTLTRIYTTVPNKIARTKDGKDEPDRRERIEEEVEYMEEPENVENFSRCWPKDWLPQDCPNVRVLAINYTTDVLWRPMWQKMKARTTLPERSNEMMEELLRLDVGCRPIVWVGHSKGGLYIKQIILNGWNADQDQANVKHLFRQTKAIMFYSVPHKGSPIADMTFPFFRRSIEVLEVQTNCEFVLNLHRSFLEMLDKGDPWRPEIFSFIDTENTPVAFTSFKFIAYESADPDVGIKCDVPLDHREICKPAGRDCFLYLELINLINRSIFGKSY